Part of the Bacillaceae bacterium S4-13-56 genome, AACTGCTCTTTTTGATGTTCAGATGCAAGGCTCAAGGCAGAATTAATTTGTTGATAAGCCTCATTGATTTCTTGCTCCAAATGATCCACTTCATAGCCAAAATTAGGATCATGTACAGAGGAGACAACAACATCATGAGCTTTCATTGCTTCACGATATCCGTTTTGAGCAGCTTGAAATGAATCCTGATTATTGTCGTAAGGCACAATTATCCCTCCTTCTTAAGGATATTGTGTCCTATTCATAATAAATCATCCATTGTACATACTATAAATGATCCCAAAGGAGGAATGAAAATGGCTGATAAGAATATTTCTAAAGGCGATTTTGCAAATGGTGCCCATGCGGAATATGGTGAAAAAAGAAGTGGTTCAAAAAAGGTGAAACAAAAGAACCACAGTCGTCAAAAACAACATACTCATCACGATTTATAAGTTTTTTTGATCATTTGCTAAGACTGCCTTTTGTAAAATAAGAAGGTCATCCACAGTCAGTGTTCTAAAGTCAAAATAAAGTTCTTGATCTAAGATTCGGCCAATGATTGGTATGGAATAGGAGCGAAAACAAGCTTCCAGTTGATGGGCGCTGGCTGTTGGATGATTTAGCTTGATCCCAACTGATTCAAGCTCCACCTCTGGCATGGTTCCCCCACCAATTTGAGAGGTTAGAGAAACTTTCTCCATATTAATGTATGTTGTTGGTACACTAGATAGAAAATCCTCCACTTGAACCTCAATATCATGTGGCTTTTTTAAAATGTTTTGAATAACTGGTATCTTGTTTCTATGTTCTTTTCCTTTGAGATAAGCCTTTAGTGTAGCTTCTAAAGCAGCAAAAGTCATTTTATCAACTCGTAAGACGCGGGCAAGTTGATGTTTTTTCAAACGATCAATGATCTGTTTTTTCCCAGCAATAATCCCCGATTGAGGACCTCCCAACAGTTTATCTCCACTAAAACTCACAACGTCAGCTCCAGAATCAATTACTTTTCGAACAGCTGGCTCGTCACCAATACCCTCTTCTTCATAATTGTAAATAGCACCGCTTCCTAAATCCTCATAATAGATTACCTGTTGGTCATGTGCCAGTTGGATCATTTTGTCTCTAGGAACCGATTCCGTAAATCCAATGATCTTAAAATTACTCGTATGTACTTTCATGAGCATTGCGGTGTCTTCATTAATTGCACCTTCAAAATCATAAAGATGAGTTTTATTGGTTGTTCCAACTTCAATCAGTTTTGCATCACTTTCATCCATAATGGCCGAAACTCGAAAGCTTCCACCAATTTCTACTAACTCCCCTCTGGAGACAATAACTTCTTTATCTTTGGCTAAAGCGCGAAGAATTAAATAAACGGCAGCTGCATTATTATTTACCACCATACAGGCTTCAGCACCCGTAATTTCTTGAAGGAGAGATTCAATAATAGAATGTCTGGATCCTCTTTTTCCTACATCAAGTTGATATTCTAGGTTTGAATAATGGGAAGATACCTCCACAACCTGTTCAATTGCTTCCTTTGATAAGGGAGCTCGTCCTAAGTTTGTGTGTAAAATGGTCCCTGTTCCATTAATCACTCTTCTTAAGGATGGAGTTAACCAACGAATTGCTCTTCTTTCGACACCTTGAACAATCCTATCCTCCATATTACCAGTTATAGAATCTTTTCTATCCTTAGAAGCAAGGATTAAATCCCGTAAATCATTTATTTCTTGCTGAATCCAATTTGTGATCAAATTATTATCCAATTGATTTTCTTTTAGCAGTTTTACAATTCCCTCCATTTTTTGAACTTCATGAACGGGCGGAATTTGTCGTAGGAGCTCTTGCATAAGCCTTCCCCTTTCCATCATTTACATATTTCATAGTATATCATGATTTGTTTACACAGAAAAACACGCGATTAATGTTAACCACGTGCTTTCATGCTATCTATTTTCTTCTATTTTGGTAATAATAAGTTGAACATCTGGAAACCTTCCTGTGTCTAATTTAGAATAAACCTTTTGCTCATTCACTATAACTTCAAAAGCCCCACCAGAACTTGGGATGAGTGTCAGTTCCTTGATGTTTTGCCTAAAGTGCGTAAATAATTCTTGTGCGAGACTCGCAGCTTTTGGGGCATAATTTCATTGCATGCAAAATTCAATGCTAACGCTCGTGCTCAATCCAATCTACCTCCTATTTATCCCACATGAACGGGCAAGAATACCCTACCTCAAGTCTTAAGGGAAACGAAAAGAGTAGGTGGCCCATGAAAATATACCATTGAATTTTTCATCCTTGTTGGTGAAGCTTGCTTCATGGTTGGCTGCCCGTAAATGTCGATTGATTCAAGGGCCTTTAGGTTATACCCTTGGGTGCTAACAATCAGTGGGGGACCCCACTGATTGAAGTTTCCTTTATATTTTTAGTATAAGAAATAGAATGATGTAATACAAAAAGATTGCTCTATTTATAAGTGAATATCTTCCTACTAAGGCAAGTTTTAAAGAACTATGATATTATTACATTCTTATATTTGGCGTATAAGTAAATCTTATACTATACTATCTCTATGGAGGTGTAATACATGTCAAATGAGCAAATTCGTTTAACTCAACTTTCTTCAAAAGCTGGTTGAGGTTGCAAAATTGGTCCTGAAGACCTGGCGCAAGTATTGCGTCATTTAGATAAACCTACACATGATGTTAATCTGTTAGTAGGTCATGATACATCAGACGATGCAGGTATATATAAACTAACTGATGAGATTGCTCTCATACAAACCGTAGATTATTTTACTCCTGTCGTGGATGATCCTTTTTTATTTGGACAAATTGCGGCTGCCAACGCCTTAAGTGATGTATATGCTATGGGCGGTGAAGTAAAGACAGCTCTAAATATCGTTGGATTTCCCATTAAAAAATTAGGTGGAGAAGTCCTAGCAGAAATACTGAAGGGAGCACAAGCCAAGGTAACAGAAGCAGGTGGAATTACCGTTGGTGGACACTCCATTGATGACCAAGAACCAAAGTTTGGATTAGCTGTTACAGGGATTGTTCATCCTGAGAAATTTTATCGTAATGTGGGAGCACAAGCAGGAGATGCTCTAGTCCTTACTAAACCCCTTGGTGTAGGAATCATAACAACTGCCATTAAACGCGAAAGAGCAACGGAAGACCAAAAGGAATCTGTTGTAGAAGCAATGGCTACTTTAAATAAAACGGCTGCTGAAAAATTACAGGGAAAAGACGCACATGCGGTAACTGATATTACAGGTTTTGGACTGTTAGGACATCTATCCGAAATGGCTAATGGAAGTCATGTATCTGCAGAAGTGTACTATCATAAAGTTCCTCAGTTAGAAGGAACTCTCGAATTAGCACAAGAAGATGTTGTACCTGGTGGTAGCAAGTCCAACCATAGATGGTTGAAGGATGAAGTTAGCTATCATGAATCACTAGATGAAGCTAAGCAATTAATCCTTTGTGATTCCATTACGTCTGGTGGATTGCTTGTATCATTACCTAGTGACCAAGCAGAACAATATGTAAAAGAAATGAAAGAAGCAGGACATAGTTATACTACCATCATTGGTCAAGTAACGGAGAGAAGTGTTATGACTATTGATGTAAAAGAATAATCAAAAAGGGATGACATTTTCACGTCATCCCTTTTTGATTATAACTTTTTTCTCCATTTTCTATTATCTTCTACCCTAGTCGTATACCCTTCTTGGTCCAACTTTTCCATGAATGGAATTAAATATTTCCTCGAAAGACCTAAAATATCTTTTGCTTCTTTTAATGAGAAAAGATCTCCTGTATTTTCGTTTAATTTATGAATGGCTTTTTCAAGTGAATCCCTGTGGATCAAGTGTTTATCACTCATCACAAAGGCATTTTTATATGTTGATAAATACTGCCAAAACTCGTCAGCTACTTCAGCTGGCACCTTATATTTATCCACATAAGTTTCCCACTCTTGTACCTCTAGTCCATCCTGCAAAAGATCTTGCTCTAGTTTTTCTAAACGCGTCCCCCACCCTTTTGGATATGTTGGAGTATACCCCTTTTCGGAAAGGTATGGTCCTATAGATTTGATTAACCCTGCTTCCATCCACTTTGTAATTAGCTGTTCTACTAAAGGTTTTGGCGCAGTTATCAATTTCACCGCTTCTGGTTTATTCATCCCTACTCTTAACGGAAATTTGTCATGATAGTCATTTAAAAGGACTAATAGTTGGTCTTGTAAAGTATTCATAACTCTAGTACGGACATAGTGATTTCCAATTTGCTGTATATCACCTTTATCTCGTAAGTTATTTATCATACTTCTAACATCGTCTGGATCTAGGGCCAGCTCTTGAATTAACTGGGTTTCTGTTAGCCAGGCATGTTCTGATAACAAGTCCAATAAATGTTCTTCAGGCGTACCTTCTTTTTTTCTTTCTAATTGCTCAATAGTCTTTTCGCCAAAACGGTATTTTTCCCCTTTTGGGTCAATAATCCACCCTCCACCCATCGTTTCAACTGGGCTAGGTCGACGTAGAATAAAACGGTCTCCCCTACGTGTAACAATCTCTTCCTCTAATCTTATTTGGCACAACACTTCTTTATCATCCTGTGTTACCTCATTGCGATCAAAAAACACAATCTTACCCATAACCTCAGAAGTACCTGTATGAAATTTAACAGGGGAGCGTTGTTTCAATGGAATATCAAGACTATCAACTAAAGTTAAGGAAATGTCTACTGTATCTGTTACTACAAAATGGTCCGAGCAAACCAAAACATCTCCTCGATAAATCTCATTCTTAGATATTCCACCGAGATTAATGGCCGCACGTTGTCCAGCAAAAGCTTGTTCAACCGGTTTTTTATGAACTTGTATCTGCCTGATTCTTGCGGGTTTATTGTATGGAAGAATCATCAGTCGATCTTCCTTATTTACTGAACCTTCATAAATAGTACCGCGAACTACTGTCCCTTGACCTTGAACTGTAAAAACTTGATCAATAGGTAATCGGAAGGAACCTTTTTGGTCCCTAGGTGGTAATTCTTTAAGCATTAGTTCAATCTCTGTTTTAAGCTCATTAATCCCTTTTTCAGATATACTATCAACAAAAAGCATTGGGGAATCTTCAAAGGCGGAACCATTCACTTGTTCTCTTATATCTTCCTCCACTAACTCCAATAGTTCATCCTCAACCATTGATGTTTTAGTTACAACGATAATCCCATTAGTAATTCCTAAAAGGGTCAATATATCCAAATGCTCTTTTGTTTGAGGCATTACCCCTTCATCTGCAGCAATTACAAGCAATACAAGGTCAATTCCAGCTACACCTGCAATCATTTGACGAATGAAACGCTCATGTCCAGGTACATCAATAATGGAAACAAGTAAGTTTTCATCTTCAAGCTGCAGGGGAGCAAATCCTAATTCAATAGAAATTTTTCGTTCTTTTTCTTCCTTTAATCGATCAGTATCTATTTGTGTTAATGCTTTAGTTAAAGTTGTCTTTCCATGGTCTATATGTCCAGCCATTCCTATAGTAAAATACCGTTTCTCCATTGAAAGCTCATCCCTTCTATCAACCATTCATTATTACTACAAGTTTAGCCTATATTTATGGAAGATGTCTAACTAAATAATCAATGTTCAGTATTGTCCTGACAACTCCCACAGCTAAAGCAGTGGGGTTCTAGGATGCTAACAAGCTTCTCTCTGATGCCCTTATCTTTCCTTTCGGAAAGAGTTTCCACCAAAGTACTAGCTGGAATTCTCCTAAAATATTAACGGACGTATTGCGTATAAGCAAGGCAATGTGTTGCTTTGTGATTGTTTTAACTGTGCAATCTCGCAGTTATGCCATTCAATGAAACGCTCCCATTCTTCGTGGCATAAATCTATATCCATAGAATGGA contains:
- the sspP gene encoding small acid-soluble spore protein P (SASP P; found in forespore compartment); amino-acid sequence: MADKNISKGDFANGAHAEYGEKRSGSKKVKQKNHSRQKQHTHHDL
- the selB gene encoding selenocysteine-specific translation elongation factor, producing MEKRYFTIGMAGHIDHGKTTLTKALTQIDTDRLKEEKERKISIELGFAPLQLEDENLLVSIIDVPGHERFIRQMIAGVAGIDLVLLVIAADEGVMPQTKEHLDILTLLGITNGIIVVTKTSMVEDELLELVEEDIREQVNGSAFEDSPMLFVDSISEKGINELKTEIELMLKELPPRDQKGSFRLPIDQVFTVQGQGTVVRGTIYEGSVNKEDRLMILPYNKPARIRQIQVHKKPVEQAFAGQRAAINLGGISKNEIYRGDVLVCSDHFVVTDTVDISLTLVDSLDIPLKQRSPVKFHTGTSEVMGKIVFFDRNEVTQDDKEVLCQIRLEEEIVTRRGDRFILRRPSPVETMGGGWIIDPKGEKYRFGEKTIEQLERKKEGTPEEHLLDLLSEHAWLTETQLIQELALDPDDVRSMINNLRDKGDIQQIGNHYVRTRVMNTLQDQLLVLLNDYHDKFPLRVGMNKPEAVKLITAPKPLVEQLITKWMEAGLIKSIGPYLSEKGYTPTYPKGWGTRLEKLEQDLLQDGLEVQEWETYVDKYKVPAEVADEFWQYLSTYKNAFVMSDKHLIHRDSLEKAIHKLNENTGDLFSLKEAKDILGLSRKYLIPFMEKLDQEGYTTRVEDNRKWRKKL
- the selA gene encoding L-seryl-tRNA(Sec) selenium transferase encodes the protein MQELLRQIPPVHEVQKMEGIVKLLKENQLDNNLITNWIQQEINDLRDLILASKDRKDSITGNMEDRIVQGVERRAIRWLTPSLRRVINGTGTILHTNLGRAPLSKEAIEQVVEVSSHYSNLEYQLDVGKRGSRHSIIESLLQEITGAEACMVVNNNAAAVYLILRALAKDKEVIVSRGELVEIGGSFRVSAIMDESDAKLIEVGTTNKTHLYDFEGAINEDTAMLMKVHTSNFKIIGFTESVPRDKMIQLAHDQQVIYYEDLGSGAIYNYEEEGIGDEPAVRKVIDSGADVVSFSGDKLLGGPQSGIIAGKKQIIDRLKKHQLARVLRVDKMTFAALEATLKAYLKGKEHRNKIPVIQNILKKPHDIEVQVEDFLSSVPTTYINMEKVSLTSQIGGGTMPEVELESVGIKLNHPTASAHQLEACFRSYSIPIIGRILDQELYFDFRTLTVDDLLILQKAVLANDQKNL
- the selD gene encoding selenide, water dikinase SelD; its protein translation is MSNEQIRLTQLSSKAGUGCKIGPEDLAQVLRHLDKPTHDVNLLVGHDTSDDAGIYKLTDEIALIQTVDYFTPVVDDPFLFGQIAAANALSDVYAMGGEVKTALNIVGFPIKKLGGEVLAEILKGAQAKVTEAGGITVGGHSIDDQEPKFGLAVTGIVHPEKFYRNVGAQAGDALVLTKPLGVGIITTAIKRERATEDQKESVVEAMATLNKTAAEKLQGKDAHAVTDITGFGLLGHLSEMANGSHVSAEVYYHKVPQLEGTLELAQEDVVPGGSKSNHRWLKDEVSYHESLDEAKQLILCDSITSGGLLVSLPSDQAEQYVKEMKEAGHSYTTIIGQVTERSVMTIDVKE